Proteins encoded by one window of Capsicum annuum cultivar UCD-10X-F1 unplaced genomic scaffold, UCD10Xv1.1 ctg80354, whole genome shotgun sequence:
- the LOC107848686 gene encoding stromal 70 kDa heat shock-related protein, chloroplastic has protein sequence MASSAATATHQVKVPPFSGHKLENKTPFLGRRISSVWRNKCYGDKMVRQLRYRPMKVVNKKVVGIDLGTTNSAVAVMEGGKPTIVTNAEGQRTTPSVVAYTKNGDRLVGQIAKRQSVVNPENTFFSVKRFIGRKMAEVDEESKQVSYRVMKDDNGNVKLECPAIGKQFAPEEISAQVLRKLVDDASKFLNDKVAKAVITVPAYFNDSQRTATKDAGRIAGLDVLRIINEPTAASLAYGFEKKSNETILVFDLGGGTFDVSVLEVGDGVFEVLSTSGDTHLGGDDFDKRIVDWLAETFRKEEGIELLKDKQALQRLTEAAEKAKIELSTLTQTNISLPFITATADGPKHIDTTLTRAKFEELCSDLLDRLKTPVETALKDASLSFKDIDEVVLVGGSTRIPAVQNLVRKMTGKEPNVSVNPDEVVALGASVQAGVLAGDVSDIVLLDVTPLSLGLETLGGVMTKIIPRNTTLPTSKSEVFSTAADGQTSVEINVLQGEREFVKDNKSIGRFRLDGIPPAPRGAPQIEVKFDIDANGILSVTATDKGTGKKQDITITGASTLPKDEVDRMVQEAEKFAREDKEKRDAIDTKNQAESVVYQTEKQLKELGDKVLADVKDRVESKLKELKDAISGGSTQTIKDAMAALNQEVMQLGQSLYSQPGASAGAAGSGPTPGADTTGAYGSSAKDDGDGEVIDADFSESN, from the coding sequence ATGGCTTCATCAGCTGCGACTGCGACCCACCAAGTGAAAGTTCCACCATTTTCCGGGCATAAACTGGAGAACAAAACTCCATTTTTGGGCAGGAGAATCAGTTCCGTATGGCGGAACAAATGTTACGGAGACAAAATGGTGAGACAATTAAGGTACAGACCCATGAAAGTAGTGAACAAGAAAGTGGTGGGGATAGACTTAGGGACGACGAATTCAGCAGTAGCAGTAATGGAAGGTGGGAAACCAACAATAGTGACAAACGCGGAGGGGCAAAGAACGACGCCGTCGGTAGTGGCGTATACGAAGAACGGAGACAGATTAGTTGGGCAGATAGCGAAAAGGCAGTCGGTGGTGAATCCGGAAAACACTTTCTTCTCAGTGAAGAGGTTTATAGGGAGGAAAATGGCGGAGGTTGATGAAGAGTCGAAGCAGGTATCGTATAGAGTGATGAAGGATGACAATGGGAATGTTAAGCTTGAGTGTCCTGCTATTGGTAAACAGTTTGCTCCTGAGGAAATTTCTGCTCAGGTCTTGAGAAAGCTTGTTGATGATGCCTCAAAATTCTTGAATGATAAAGTTGCTAAAGCAGTGATAACAGTACCCGCATACTTTAATGACTCCCAGAGAACTGCAACAAAAGATGCAGGTCGCATTGCCGGATTGGATGTTCTCCGCATAATTAATGAACCCACTGCTGCTTCATTGGCTTATGGTTTTGAGAAGAAGAGTAATGAAACCATTCTAGTCTTTGACTTGGGAGGTGGTACTTTTGATGTGTCCGTTCTTGAGGTTGGAGATGGAGTATTTGAGGTACTTTCTACCTCAGGCGACACACACTTGGGAGGTGATGATTTTGATAAGAGAATTGTGGACTGGCTTGCTGAAACTTTTAGGAAAGAGGAAGGCATAGAGCTCCTAAAAGACAAACAAGCGCTTCAACGTCTTACTGAAGCTGCTGAAAAGGCAAAGATAGAATTATCAACCTTGACTCAAACTAATATCAGTTTGCCATTCATCACTGCTACTGCAGATGGTCCAAAACATATTGACACAACACTTACAAGAGCCAAGTTTGAAGAGTTATGCTCAGACTTATTGGACAGGCTTAAGACACCGGTGGAAACTGCCTTGAAGGATGCCAGCCTTTCCTTCAAAGATATTGATGAAGTAGTTCTTGTTGGTGGATCAACACGGATACCAGCTGTCCAAAACCTTGTCCGCAAGATGACTGGTAAAGAGCCTAATGTTTCTGTCAATCCTGATGAAGTGGTTGCCCTTGGAGCCTCAGTTCAGGCTGGTGTCCTGGCTGGAGATGTTAGTGACATCGTGTTATTAGATGTAACTCCATTGTCACTAGGTTTGGAAACTTTGGGTGGAGTTATGACAAAAATCATCCCTAGAAATACAACACTACCAACTTCAAAGTCAGAAGTGTTTTCAACTGCAGCAGATGGGCAAACCAGTGTTGAGATTAATGTACTGCAAGGTGAAAGAGAGTTTGTAAAAGATAACAAGTCTATTGGAAGATTCCGTCTGGATGGAATCCCTCCAGCTCCCAGGGGTGCTCCCCAGATTGAAGTAAAATTCGATATTGATGCCAATGGTATTCTTTCTGTCACGGCTACTGATAAGGGTACAGGAAAGAAGCAGGACATCACTATAACTGGTGCGAGCACTTTGCCCAAAGATGAGGTTGATAGAATGGTTCAGGAAGCTGAGAAGTTTGCTAGAGAGGACAAGGAGAAGAGGGATGCCATAGACACAAAGAACCAAGCAGAATCTGTTGTATACCAAACTGAGAAGCAGCTAAAAGAGTTGGGAGATAAGGTGCTTGCTGATGTTAAAGACAGAGTGGAATCCAAGCTGAAAGAGCTCAAGGATGCCATATCTGGTGGTTCTACTCAGACCATTAAGGACGCGATGGCTGCATTGAACCAAGAAGTAATGCAGCTGGGACAGTCTCTATACAGCCAGCCAGGTGCATCTGCTGGTGCTGCCGGTTCTGGGCCTACTCCTGGTGCTGATACAACAGGAGCATATGGTTCCTCTGCCAAAGATGATGGAGATGGAGAAGTTATCGATGCAGACTTCAGCGAAAGCAATTAA